A stretch of DNA from Spiroplasma endosymbiont of Nebria brevicollis:
AATTCACAACCATTTGATGCTAATGTTATTAAAGATTTAGTTGCTTTCACTAATGTTCCAAGACAACGTAATCGCATTAAATGTGCATTACTAGGTATTGAGGGTATTAGTAAATTATTACAGTAATAAGGAAGGAGTTGTTAATAATGAAAATGAATGTCCCTGAAGTTACAAACAAATCAGTTTTAAGAAAATATTATTATCAATTATTACAGAATAATAGTAAAAATAATATTCAAAATTGAAGTAAAATTATTTGTAAAAATTTTGAACAGTCACACTACTTTAAACAAAATCATATGTTTGCTCTTTATAATGCTTTACCTTATGAAGTGGCTACCAAAGAACTGATTGAGTTACTATGAAGGCATGCTAAACAAGTTTGTTTACCAAGAATGAATGATAATGAATTAGAATTTTATTTAATAAATAATTGAGATGAAGTTACTATTGATAATAGTTTTAATATTGCCCAACCATTACCAACTTGCCTTAAAGTTAAACCGACTAATATTGATTGTATGTTAATTCCAATGATTGCTTTTGATGTTAACTACTATCGTATTGGTCATGGCAAAGGATATTATGATAGTTTTTTAACTAAAAAAAATATTAAATGCCAAAAAATAGGTATGGCATTTGCTATGCAAAAAATTCCTTTTGCCATTGAATATGATAGTTGAGATATTCCCTTAGATTTTATTTTTACTAATTAAAATTACAGTAAAATGTCATATAAAAACATTTTTAAGTTTATTATATTAACTAAAAACGAGTAAAATCAATGATTTTTGATAATTTTACTGTAATAATAAAAATTAAGTTAGCAATAAGCTGTTTTAAAAATGATAATTAATTTAGTGTAAAATGTTTATTTTTAACTTTAAGATAAAATATAATGATATAATATTCTTAGTATTATTAATTTATACAAAGAAAGAGGAATTAACTTATTATGAGTACAATTATTAAAAACGACGCTGAAGTAAAAATCCAAGAATTAAAAGTTGGAGATATTATTACTGTAATTCCAAGTGGGTTTAGACCTTATGGTGTATTCTGTACATGTCCAAGTGGATACTCAGGATTAATCCACATTAGTCGTATTACACCTAAATTTGTTAAAAATGTTACTGATTATTTCACACTTAAGACGCCAGTACAAGCTGAAATTACAGAAATTGATCACAATAAAAAACAATTTAGTTTAAGCACTATGAAATTAAATTTAGTAGAAAAGAAATCAACATCAGCAATTGATGAAAACGGTTCAGGTTTTGCACCAGTAAGAGACAATGTCGACAACTGATTCAGAAAAGATGACAGCAACTAAATAGTTGCTGTTTTTGCTTTTTATAGTTAAAATTAAATAATTTATTGCAATCTATCATTTTTAGGATTATATTTTTAGTATAAGGATATTATAATGATAGTAATTAAAAGTATTGAATAAATAATTATTATCAAAGGAGGGGCGAATAATAATATTTTTATTAAATTTTAAAAACATAAAAAGGAGAAATCGACATAATGATAAAAACTATTTTAGATTATACTAATTTAAATATTAATAATTTGATGAAAAATTATCAAGAACGAATATCAACGATTCATAATAACTTAGAAGCAAACGCTAAAAATGAGGATGGTTGATTAGGATGAATCAATATGCCTTTTCAATATGATACTGATTTAGTATTTAAAGAATCATGAAAACGTATGAAAGCATTAGCAACAAAATTACAAGAAGAAGTACAAATCCTTGTTGTAATTGGAATTGGTGGTTCATATTTAGGAACACGGGCTGGACTTGATATGATTCAAGGATTATTTCCCAAAATTGATAAAGTAAAAGGTGTAAAAATCATTTACCTGGGTAATACTATGAGTTCAACTTATGTCCAACAAGTTATTGAGTACTTAAAAGATAAAGAATTTGCTATTAATGTTATTTCTAAATCAGGAACAACAACTGAACCAGCGATTGCTTTTCGTTTATTAAAGGAGTTATTAATTAAGCAAAAGAAAACTAAAGCAGAAATTGCTAGCAGAATTGTCGCAACTACTGATAAATCCAGAGGTGTATTACATGATTTAGCCCAA
This window harbors:
- a CDS encoding 5-formyltetrahydrofolate cyclo-ligase; this translates as MKMNVPEVTNKSVLRKYYYQLLQNNSKNNIQNWSKIICKNFEQSHYFKQNHMFALYNALPYEVATKELIELLWRHAKQVCLPRMNDNELEFYLINNWDEVTIDNSFNIAQPLPTCLKVKPTNIDCMLIPMIAFDVNYYRIGHGKGYYDSFLTKKNIKCQKIGMAFAMQKIPFAIEYDSWDIPLDFIFTN
- a CDS encoding S1 RNA-binding domain-containing protein, whose product is MSTIIKNDAEVKIQELKVGDIITVIPSGFRPYGVFCTCPSGYSGLIHISRITPKFVKNVTDYFTLKTPVQAEITEIDHNKKQFSLSTMKLNLVEKKSTSAIDENGSGFAPVRDNVDNWFRKDDSN